DNA from Thermoanaerobaculia bacterium:
GTCGCGGCCGTGGACTTTCAGGTCGCCGAAGAAACTGTCCTTTGCGCCGCCGAACGGGAACCAGGCCATCGGCGCGGCCACGCCCACGTTGACGCCCACCATCGAAGCCGGCGCCGCATGCGCGAACTCCCGCGCGGCCTTTCCCGAAGAGGTGAAGATCGAGGCGGCGTTCGCGTTCGGGTGCGCGCGCATCGCTTCCAGGGCGCCGGCGAGGTCGTCGACGGGGCAGATCGACGCGACCGGCCCGAAAATCTCGTCCCGCGCGATCGTCATCGCGGGGTCCACGCCGTCGAACACCGAGGCGCCGAGAAAGAAACCGGCGGCGGGCTTCGTCCGCGCCGTGCGCCCGTCGAGCACGAGCTTCGCTCCCTCGGCGATCCCCTTCTCGATGTAGCCCACGACCCGTTCGCGGTGCCGGCCGCTGATCAGCGGGCCCATCTGGACGCCGGGCTCCGTGCCGCGACCGACCCTGAGCGCGCTTGCCGCCTCGACGAGCCGGTCGCGCGTCTCCCGGTGGGCGGCGCCGACCGGCACGAGCATGCTTCCGGCGAGGCACCGCTGCCCGGAGCACCCGTAGAACGATTCCGTGATCGCGGCGATCGTCCGGTCGAGGTCGGCGTCGGGCATCACGACGACGAAGTTCTTCGCCCCACCGAGCGCCTGCACGCGCTTCCCCGCCCGCGTCGCCCGCTCGTAGACCGCGCGGGCCACGGGAGTCGACCCGACGAACGACACCGCCCGGATTCCGGGGTGATCGCAGATCGCCTCGACCGCCTCGCGCCCGCCGTGGACGAGGTTCACGACTCCCGCCGGCAGGCCGCACTCTTCGAGGAGCTCGAAGATCCGCGCGAGCGACGTGGGCACCTGTTCGGAAGGCTTCGCGACGAACGTGTTCCCGCAGGCCACCGCGAACGGCAGGAACCAGAGCGGCACCATGACCGGGAAGTTGAACGGCGCGATCGCGGCGCAGACGCCGACCGGCTGCCGGAAGGCCGTGCAGTCGAGTCCGGCCGCGACGTTCTCGAGGCTCTGCCCCATCAGCATCGAGGGCGCGCCGCAGGC
Protein-coding regions in this window:
- a CDS encoding CoA-acylating methylmalonate-semialdehyde dehydrogenase; this translates as TETLRHFIGGRWTASAARETLDVHDPALGTVIAKTPMATRDEVDAAVRAAQAAFPAWSETPPGTRARAMFRFRALLEEHFEELAALVTREHGKTLSESRGSVRRGIDCVEVACGAPSMLMGQSLENVAAGLDCTAFRQPVGVCAAIAPFNFPVMVPLWFLPFAVACGNTFVAKPSEQVPTSLARIFELLEECGLPAGVVNLVHGGREAVEAICDHPGIRAVSFVGSTPVARAVYERATRAGKRVQALGGAKNFVVVMPDADLDRTIAAITESFYGCSGQRCLAGSMLVPVGAAHRETRDRLVEAASALRVGRGTEPGVQMGPLISGRHRERVVGYIEKGIAEGAKLVLDGRTARTKPAAGFFLGASVFDGVDPAMTIARDEIFGPVASICPVDDLAGALEAMRAHPNANAASIFTSSGKAAREFAHAAPASMVGVNVGVAAPMAWFPFGGAKDSFFGDLKVHGRDAFEFYTDRKVVTTRWF